From the uncultured Desulfovibrio sp. genome, one window contains:
- the rpsF gene encoding 30S ribosomal protein S6 has product MRKFETLLLLSPELSADNREGIINALTAIIEREKGIMVEVDNWGMRDLAYPVRKLMRGFYVRLVYQAPAELIAELERNIRITDGIFKFVTVKLADEVAGEVA; this is encoded by the coding sequence ATGCGGAAATTTGAAACCCTGCTGCTCCTTTCCCCGGAGCTTTCCGCCGACAATCGCGAGGGCATCATCAACGCCCTTACCGCGATCATCGAGCGTGAGAAGGGCATCATGGTGGAAGTGGACAATTGGGGCATGCGCGACCTCGCCTACCCGGTTCGCAAACTGATGCGCGGCTTTTATGTGCGTCTGGTGTACCAGGCTCCTGCTGAGCTTATCGCAGAGCTGGAACGCAACATTCGCATCACCGACGGCATCTTCAAGTTTGTGACCGTCAAGCTGGCCGACGAAGTGGCCGGGGAGGTTGCCTAA
- the rpsR gene encoding 30S ribosomal protein S18, producing the protein MAFKKKFAPRRKFCRFCADKDLPLDYKRADILRDFITERGKIIARRITGTCAHHQRLLTREIKRARQMALLIYTATHDSGVKKKSTI; encoded by the coding sequence ATGGCTTTTAAAAAGAAATTTGCCCCGCGCCGCAAGTTCTGCCGCTTCTGCGCAGATAAAGATCTGCCCCTGGATTACAAGCGCGCCGACATCCTGCGCGACTTTATCACCGAGCGCGGCAAGATCATTGCCCGCCGCATCACCGGCACCTGCGCACATCACCAGCGCCTGCTGACCCGCGAAATCAAGCGCGCCCGCCAGATGGCCCTGCTCATCTACACCGCGACGCACGATTCCGGCGTCAAGAAAAAGAGCACCATTTAA
- the rplI gene encoding 50S ribosomal protein L9: MKLILRADVENLGSLGDVVEVKAGYGRNFLLPQGLAMVASPSNLKSFEQERKKLQARMDAVRADAQSLQARLEALEVVIPMHVGDNDKLYGSVTTTIIGDALTALGVEVDRRRILMDAPIRTLGEHPVRVRLHASVIAVVPVKVISDHQPIEEEPAPAAPAEEAEAAQ; this comes from the coding sequence ATGAAACTGATACTTCGCGCCGACGTTGAAAATCTCGGCAGCCTTGGCGATGTGGTTGAAGTGAAAGCTGGTTATGGCCGCAATTTCCTGCTCCCGCAGGGTCTGGCCATGGTCGCTTCACCTTCCAACCTCAAAAGCTTTGAACAGGAACGCAAAAAGCTTCAGGCCCGCATGGATGCCGTGCGCGCTGACGCCCAGTCCCTCCAGGCACGCCTGGAAGCCCTGGAAGTTGTTATTCCCATGCACGTGGGCGACAACGACAAGCTTTACGGCTCCGTCACCACCACCATCATCGGCGATGCTCTTACCGCCCTTGGTGTGGAAGTTGACCGCCGTCGTATCCTTATGGATGCCCCCATCCGTACCCTTGGTGAACATCCCGTTCGCGTGCGCCTGCACGCCAGCGTGATCGCCGTGGTGCCGGTGAAGGTCATCTCCGACCATCAGCCCATCGAAGAAGAACCCGCACCTGCTGCGCCCGCTGAAGAAGCCGAGGCAGCCCAGTAG
- the dnaB gene encoding replicative DNA helicase: MVSRNDSNSAPGHAAGGSPFGQGRNKDGQSRSSSAHSAEKAEADILRRVPPHSVEAEQAVLGGVFMRPQLMHSIADQLTDEDFYLPAHATIFKAFLELYRKSAPLDLIATAEQLKSMNALEEAGGAVYLGELAQAVVSGANAEYYATIVRDKSLQRSLINACSGIIVNCYDATREVGELLDESEQAVFSISQRTSGKDFTPTRELLERVFDKLSKLADAKDVITGVTTGYTRLDKLTAGLQPSDLIIVAARPSMGKTAFSMCMAINAAVRQNVPVAVFSLEMSKEQLMQRMLAVWGKVDLSKLRRPSLLTDEDWQRLYDAADVVARAPIFIDDTPALTTLELRARTRRLKADKGLGMVVVDYLQLMRTSRRTDSRELEISDISRSLKGLAKEMNVPVVALSQLNRKVEERSDKRPMLSDLRESGAIEQDADVIMFVYRDDVYKFQKPADRPPQGIAEIIIGKQRNGPVGVAELMYMSPYTSFEDIAPDWMPPPSEGGS, translated from the coding sequence GTGGTTTCCCGCAACGATAGCAATTCCGCCCCCGGCCACGCGGCCGGGGGCTCGCCTTTTGGGCAGGGCCGCAACAAGGATGGCCAGTCTCGCTCTTCAAGCGCGCACAGCGCAGAAAAGGCCGAGGCCGACATTCTGCGACGTGTGCCCCCCCACAGTGTTGAAGCTGAACAGGCTGTGCTCGGCGGCGTTTTCATGCGCCCCCAGCTCATGCACTCCATCGCTGACCAGCTCACTGACGAAGATTTTTACCTGCCCGCACACGCCACCATCTTCAAGGCGTTTCTAGAACTTTACCGCAAATCGGCCCCTCTCGACCTTATTGCCACCGCCGAGCAGCTCAAGAGCATGAACGCCCTTGAAGAAGCCGGCGGCGCGGTATATCTGGGCGAGCTGGCGCAGGCCGTTGTTTCCGGCGCCAATGCGGAATACTACGCCACCATAGTCCGCGACAAATCCTTACAGCGCAGCCTGATCAACGCCTGCTCTGGCATCATAGTCAACTGCTACGATGCCACGCGCGAAGTCGGCGAATTGCTGGACGAATCCGAACAGGCGGTATTTTCCATCTCGCAGCGCACCTCGGGCAAGGATTTTACCCCCACGCGCGAACTGCTGGAACGGGTATTCGACAAACTTTCCAAACTGGCCGATGCCAAGGACGTCATTACAGGCGTCACTACCGGCTATACCCGCCTGGACAAACTGACCGCCGGTCTGCAGCCCTCTGACCTCATTATTGTGGCGGCCCGTCCAAGTATGGGCAAGACGGCTTTTTCCATGTGTATGGCCATCAACGCGGCCGTACGCCAGAACGTGCCCGTGGCTGTTTTTTCGCTCGAAATGAGCAAGGAGCAGCTCATGCAGCGCATGCTGGCCGTGTGGGGCAAGGTGGATCTTTCCAAGCTGCGCCGTCCCTCGCTGCTGACAGACGAAGACTGGCAGCGCCTCTATGACGCGGCGGACGTTGTTGCCCGTGCGCCCATATTTATTGACGACACCCCGGCCCTCACCACGTTGGAACTGCGCGCCCGCACCCGTCGCCTCAAGGCGGACAAAGGCCTCGGCATGGTGGTGGTGGACTACCTGCAGCTCATGCGCACCAGCCGCCGCACAGATTCGCGCGAACTGGAAATTTCGGATATTTCGCGGTCGCTCAAGGGGCTTGCCAAGGAAATGAACGTGCCCGTGGTTGCGCTTTCGCAGCTTAACCGCAAGGTGGAAGAACGCAGCGACAAGCGCCCCATGCTTTCTGACCTTCGTGAATCTGGCGCTATCGAGCAGGACGCGGACGTTATCATGTTTGTGTACCGCGATGACGTGTACAAATTCCAGAAACCTGCCGACCGACCGCCCCAGGGCATTGCTGAAATCATTATCGGCAAGCAACGCAACGGCCCCGTGGGCGTGGCCGAGCTTATGTATATGTCGCCCTACACTTCGTTTGAAGATATCGCGCCAGACTGGATGCCCCCGCCATCAGAGGGCGGATCCTAG